A single region of the Gossypium arboreum isolate Shixiya-1 chromosome 12, ASM2569848v2, whole genome shotgun sequence genome encodes:
- the LOC108479437 gene encoding NADH dehydrogenase [ubiquinone] flavoprotein 1, mitochondrial, translating to MVAQITSTTSQRITDSHHKHSKKYWPLDHLPPPFNQHFLFSTINLRCLDTVANHSPSSNSLFPFPPPLFLNFAVEPNRNNQGSSAKFHSMAPIKGILSLQRAALLRACGERWKLGTRSFSTQGATTAGAPQAPPPPPLPEKTHFGGLKDEDRIFTNLYGLHDPFLKGAMKRGDWYRTKDLVLKGADWIVNEMKKSGLRGRGGAGFPSGLKWSFMPKVSDGRPSYLVVNADESEPGTCKDREIMRHDPHKLLEGCLIAGVGMRATAAYIYIRGEYVNERKNLERARKEAYEAGLLGKNACGSGYDFDVHIHYGAGAYICGEETALLESLEGKQGKPRLKPPFPANAGLYGCPTTVTNVETVAVSPTILRRGPEWFASFGRKNNSGTKLFCVSGHVNKPCTVEEEMSIPLKELIERHCGGVRGGWDNLLAVIPGGSSVPLLPKHLCDDVLMDYDALKAVQSGLGTAAVIVMDKSTDVVDAIARLSYFYKHESCGQCTPCREGTGWLWMIMERLKVGNAKLEEIDMLQEVTKQIEGHTICALGDAAAWPVQGLIRHFRPELERRIRERAERELLEASA from the exons ATGGTGGCCCAAATAACATCCACGACATCACAACGTATCACCGATAGCCATCACAAACACTCTAAGAAATATTGGCCGTTAGATCACTTACCACCCCCTTTCAATCAACATTTTTTATTTTCCACCATCAATCTCCGTTGCTTAGATACCGTAGCCAATCATTCCCCATCTTCAAATTCCCTATTCCCTTTTCCTCCGCCCTTGTTTCTGAATTTTGCAGTCGAGCCGAATCGCAACAATCAAGGATCATCCGCGAAATTTCACTCTATG GCACCCATAAAGGGTATTCTTTCCTTGCAAAGGGCAGCTTTGTTAAGAGCTTGCGGTGAAAGGTGGAAACTAGGCACTAGATCATTTAGTACTCAAGGAGCAACAACTGCTGGTGCTCCACAGGCACCTCCTCCTCCTCCACTGCCTGAAAAAACCCATTTTGGTGGTCTAAAAGATGAAGACCGTATTTTCACCAACTTATATGGGTTGCATGACCCTTTTCTCAAAGGTGCCATGAAACGTGGTGACTGGTATAGAACCAAGGATTTAGTACTCAAGGGTGCTGATTGGATTGTGAATGAAATGAAGAAATCTGGACTTCGAGGACGTGGTGGTGCTGGATTTCCATCGGGCCTCAAATGGTCTTTTATGCCAAAAGTATCTGATGGTCGTCCTTCTTATCTTGTTGTCAATGCTGATGAAAGTGAACCTGGAACCTGTAAGGACAGGGAAATTATGCGGCACGATCCACACAAACTATTGGAGGGCTGCTTGATTGCGGGGGTTGGAATGAGAGCTACAGCTGCTTATATCTACATCAGGGGTGAATATGTGAATGAACGTAAAAACCTTGAAAGAGCTAGAAAAGAAGCTTATGAAGCTGGACTATTGGGCAAAAATGCATGTGGTTCTGGTTATGATTTTGATGTTCACATCCATTATGGTGCTGGTGCCTATATTTGTGGTGAAGAAACAGCACTTTTAGAGAGCCTTGAAGGAAAACAAGGGAAACCTAGATTGAAACCTCCTTTCCCTGCTAATGCTGGATTATATGGTTGTCCCACCACTGTCACAAATGTGGAGACAGTGGCTGTTTCGCCCACAATACTGAGACGTGGTCCTGAGTGGTTTGCCAGTTTTGGAAGGAAGAATAATTCCGGGACAAAATTGTTTTGTGTCTCAGGTCATGTCAACAAGCCTTGCACAGTTGAGGAGGAGATGAGTATACCACTTAAGGAGTTGATAGAGAGGCACTGTGGAGGTGTCAGAGGTGGATGGGACAATTTACTTGCAGTAATACCTGGAGGCTCATCTGTTCCACTTTTACCCAAGCACTTATGTGATGATGTCTTGATGGATTACGATGCACTCAAGGCTGTCCAGTCAGGACTTGGAACTGCTGCAGTAATTGTGATGGATAAATCAACTGATGTTGTAGATGCAATCGCAAGGCTTTCATACTTCTACAAGCACGAGAGTTGTGGACAGTGCACACCCTGCAGGGAAGGGACTGGATGGCTCTGGATGATCATGGAAAGATTGAAAGTTGGGAATGCAAAGTTGGAAGAGATTGACATGCTTCAGGAGGTGACCAAGCAGATTGAAGGGCACACAATTTGCGCTTTGGGTGATGCAGCAGCTTGGCCTGTGCAGGGTCTTATACGGCATTTTAGGCCAGAGCTGGAGAGAAGGATTAGAGAGCGTGCAGAAAGGGAGTTGCTGGAGGCTTCTGCTTAA